One Chryseobacterium sp. 7 genomic window carries:
- a CDS encoding glycine betaine ABC transporter substrate-binding protein: MKHIKYLFLPVLMLLFTALSSCENIKNSKYITIGMVDGWAEDVAMTHVAKAILDKQGYYVIIQKASTDMILASMNNEDTDLFMGVWLPYTHAKKLAKFPGLTHLGTNYDNGRIGLVVPEYVTINSIEELNKHKDQFNHRIIGIEKGAGLTTGTDKAIVDYKLDYQQINSSTIAMITELQNAIQRKEWIVVTGWQPHWMFGKMKLKFLDDPKKIYGEAEQIKTYSRKSFAKDHPELAKFFSKLHFDDENMSDLLMKMEQSKNKEATAKEWVEDHAELIQSWLDQN; this comes from the coding sequence ATGAAACACATAAAATATCTGTTTTTACCCGTTTTAATGTTACTATTTACAGCATTAAGTTCGTGTGAAAATATAAAAAACTCTAAATACATTACCATAGGAATGGTGGATGGATGGGCGGAAGATGTTGCGATGACACACGTGGCAAAAGCCATTCTGGACAAACAAGGTTATTATGTTATTATTCAAAAAGCGTCTACCGATATGATTCTGGCTTCGATGAATAATGAAGATACAGACCTTTTCATGGGAGTGTGGCTTCCTTACACCCATGCTAAAAAACTGGCTAAGTTTCCGGGACTGACTCATCTTGGAACTAATTACGATAACGGCCGTATAGGATTAGTTGTTCCGGAATACGTTACCATTAATTCCATTGAAGAGCTCAATAAGCATAAAGATCAATTCAATCATAGAATTATTGGAATTGAAAAAGGAGCCGGATTAACCACCGGAACAGATAAAGCGATTGTTGATTATAAACTGGATTACCAGCAGATCAACTCCTCTACCATTGCCATGATCACCGAATTACAGAATGCCATACAACGTAAAGAATGGATTGTAGTAACCGGATGGCAGCCCCACTGGATGTTTGGTAAAATGAAGCTTAAGTTTCTTGATGATCCCAAAAAGATATATGGTGAAGCAGAACAGATTAAAACCTATTCCAGAAAGAGCTTTGCAAAAGATCATCCGGAGCTGGCCAAATTCTTTTCAAAACTTCATTTTGATGATGAAAATATGTCTGATCTTTTAATGAAAATGGAACAGAGTAAAAATAAAGAAGCTACTGCCAAAGAATGGGTGGAAGATCACGCTGAGCTGATACAATCGTGGTTAGATCAAAATTAA
- a CDS encoding DUF1304 domain-containing protein, with protein sequence MEIVAKVLIAVVALEHLYILWMEMFAWETKGKEVFKAALPAEMFKPTKGLAANQGLYNGFLAAGLIWSFLIKDPQWQTNVALFFLGCVAVAGIYGAISATKKIFFVQALPAILTIIAVLLK encoded by the coding sequence ATGGAAATTGTTGCTAAAGTTCTGATCGCTGTTGTTGCACTGGAACATCTTTATATTCTTTGGATGGAAATGTTCGCATGGGAAACCAAAGGAAAGGAAGTTTTTAAAGCCGCTCTGCCTGCCGAAATGTTTAAACCGACAAAAGGACTTGCTGCCAATCAGGGACTTTACAATGGTTTTCTGGCTGCGGGACTGATCTGGTCTTTTTTGATTAAAGATCCACAATGGCAAACCAATGTGGCACTGTTCTTTTTAGGATGTGTAGCCGTTGCAGGAATCTATGGAGCAATTTCTGCTACTAAAAAAATATTTTTCGTTCAGGCTTTACCAGCTATCCTAACTATTATTGCTGTTTTATTGAAATAA
- a CDS encoding thioredoxin family protein, producing the protein MKKIALFLMLVPCFYLSQMKTGTFSDLEVQQKENPKPVVIHLYTDWCSVCKIESFRMSKDKELVDMINDHFYFVNFEAEKTKEKIHFQNQEFEYLQNGNSGIHELALALSKNKNQPVYPLWVFLDKHQNLVYYQEGQMTPEKMKQKLLEISAL; encoded by the coding sequence ATGAAAAAAATAGCTTTATTTTTAATGTTAGTGCCCTGTTTTTATCTGTCTCAGATGAAGACAGGCACTTTTTCTGATCTTGAGGTTCAGCAGAAAGAAAATCCCAAGCCGGTTGTTATTCATCTTTACACGGACTGGTGCTCGGTTTGTAAGATTGAATCTTTCCGTATGAGTAAAGATAAAGAGCTGGTTGATATGATCAATGATCATTTTTATTTTGTCAATTTCGAGGCAGAAAAGACGAAGGAAAAAATTCATTTCCAAAATCAGGAGTTTGAATATCTGCAGAATGGAAATTCCGGAATTCATGAATTGGCGCTGGCTTTGTCTAAGAATAAAAATCAGCCTGTTTATCCTTTGTGGGTATTTCTGGATAAGCATCAGAATCTGGTGTATTATCAGGAAGGGCAGATGACGCCTGAAAAAATGAAGCAGAAGCTGTTGGAGATTTCTGCTTTATAA
- a CDS encoding NADP-dependent oxidoreductase produces the protein MKAVILNKNGKLEDGFAEQPKPKSNEVLIQIRASGFNPIDYQMLENELERKLISSPILGRELSGIVVDKGSEVTDFNIGDEVYCGSGSMGSNGTYTEYIAVPEAIVSFKPKNISFEQAAAIPSAGLTSLQIFNRLKLNPENTVLVTGATGGVGSFLIKLLLAHNIRQITTTVGSEENRQILLRLGLKNHQIISYKEENLIENILKANNGQPFEYGIDLVGNSMSEVTAEVLKINGTYVDVTALVTKDAHEILFNKGSLIMNISNYTYGMIKKYEYYKNSLFQIKKLIENGTILPPQYKIVGNLSLDTVLQAHSILKNNQTQGHKLIMKH, from the coding sequence ATGAAAGCAGTTATTTTAAATAAAAACGGAAAGCTGGAAGACGGATTTGCAGAACAGCCCAAACCCAAAAGCAATGAAGTTTTAATCCAAATCAGAGCAAGTGGTTTCAATCCCATCGATTATCAGATGCTGGAAAATGAATTGGAACGAAAACTGATCAGTTCCCCAATATTAGGAAGAGAATTATCTGGAATTGTAGTAGATAAAGGTTCCGAGGTTACAGACTTCAATATTGGAGATGAAGTCTATTGTGGAAGCGGCTCCATGGGAAGCAACGGCACTTACACTGAATATATTGCCGTTCCTGAAGCCATTGTTTCTTTTAAACCTAAAAATATTTCGTTTGAGCAGGCAGCAGCTATTCCTTCTGCAGGGCTTACTTCTTTGCAGATCTTTAACCGTTTAAAATTAAACCCAGAAAACACCGTTTTAGTAACGGGTGCAACCGGAGGTGTGGGATCATTTCTGATTAAACTTTTATTAGCTCATAATATCCGGCAGATCACAACAACTGTTGGCAGTGAAGAAAACAGACAAATTCTTCTCAGATTAGGTTTAAAAAACCATCAGATCATCAGTTATAAAGAAGAAAATCTGATTGAAAATATTTTAAAAGCTAATAACGGCCAGCCTTTCGAATATGGAATTGATCTGGTTGGGAACTCCATGTCAGAAGTGACGGCCGAAGTTTTAAAAATTAATGGAACTTATGTGGATGTAACCGCTTTGGTTACTAAAGATGCACATGAAATTCTATTTAATAAAGGGAGCCTGATCATGAATATCTCCAATTATACCTATGGAATGATAAAAAAATATGAGTATTATAAAAACAGTTTATTTCAAATAAAGAAACTTATTGAAAACGGCACGATTCTCCCTCCACAATATAAAATTGTTGGAAACCTTTCTTTGGATACCGTTTTGCAGGCACATTCCATTCTAAAAAACAATCAGACCCAAGGTCATAAACTGATCATGAAACATTAA
- a CDS encoding carboxymuconolactone decarboxylase family protein: MSARLNIATVDSAAYKAMLGLEGYLQTISLTHIQKELIKIRASQINKCAFCLDMHTKDAVKYGENPQRIFILNGWTEAKEFFTEEEQVLLAMTEEITLISDKGLTEETYQKAKSFFDDNQIAQIIMAIVTINAWNRIAVSTHLPVAK, translated from the coding sequence ATGAGCGCAAGATTAAATATTGCAACAGTAGATTCCGCAGCCTATAAAGCCATGCTTGGATTGGAAGGATATTTACAAACTATTTCTTTAACACACATTCAGAAAGAACTGATTAAGATCAGAGCTTCACAGATCAATAAATGTGCTTTCTGCCTTGATATGCATACCAAAGATGCTGTCAAATACGGAGAAAATCCTCAAAGAATTTTTATTCTGAACGGATGGACAGAAGCAAAAGAATTTTTCACTGAAGAAGAGCAGGTGCTATTGGCAATGACAGAAGAAATTACACTGATCAGCGATAAAGGATTAACTGAAGAAACGTATCAAAAAGCAAAGTCTTTCTTTGATGATAATCAGATTGCTCAGATCATCATGGCTATTGTAACGATCAATGCCTGGAACAGAATTGCAGTAAGTACTCATCTTCCGGTTGCAAAATAG
- a CDS encoding TonB-dependent receptor plug domain-containing protein: MKRILFSITFLSTYCFAQETDSLSLQQTKSQDSAKVMKREFKTSNIEDVVVTGTIKPMSRSKSPVAVEIYSQKFFQKNPTPSIFEAIAMVNGVKPQLNCSVCNTGDIHINGLEGPYTMILIDGMPIVSSLSTVYGLSGIPNSLVDRIEVVKGPASSIYGSEAMGGVINIITKNALTAPKLSIDLMTSSWFENNLDLSTKFNVGKNAASLLSLNYFSFQERIDQNKDNFTDATLQSRISVFNKWNFKRKENRQASFAMRYLYEDRFGGEMQWNKSYRGSDEVYGESIYTNRAEIFGLYEWPMKEHIVTQFSYNYHDQNSFYGSNPFNATQKVAFVQTYWDRSFGKHDIIAGLTFKRTFYDDNTPGTLAADGITNAPMKSPIWGAFIQDQWEINDKNTLLLGYRYDYDKVHHSVHSPRFAWKFNPNPYHTLRFNFGTGFRVVNLFTEDHAALTGSREVVVKSDLKPERSINGNLNYIWKIPVGSRMVNLDASAFYTYFSNKIVGDFDSDPNKIIYDNLHGYGISRGASLNVDFSFQFPLSVNLGVTYLDVYQKFDNENQKTQQLHAPKWSGTYNLTYKFENNLTIDFTGQFYGPMRLPVLVNDYRPEYSPFYSLANIQVSKSFKSGFEVYCGMKNLFNFRPKDPLMRPFDPFDKHVDDPINNPNHYTFDTAYGYAPMQGIRGFLGVKYTLK, encoded by the coding sequence ATGAAGCGAATATTATTTTCTATTACTTTTTTATCAACCTATTGTTTTGCGCAGGAGACGGACAGTTTGAGCTTACAGCAGACTAAGAGTCAGGATTCTGCAAAAGTTATGAAGAGGGAATTCAAGACAAGTAACATCGAGGATGTAGTGGTTACCGGTACCATAAAACCGATGAGCAGATCCAAAAGTCCTGTAGCAGTAGAAATTTACAGTCAGAAATTTTTTCAGAAAAATCCTACTCCCAGCATTTTTGAAGCCATTGCAATGGTGAACGGGGTAAAACCTCAGCTGAACTGTTCCGTATGTAATACAGGGGATATTCACATCAATGGACTGGAAGGACCTTATACCATGATTCTGATTGACGGAATGCCGATTGTAAGTTCACTTTCTACTGTATATGGACTAAGTGGAATTCCGAATAGTCTGGTTGACAGAATAGAGGTTGTGAAAGGTCCTGCATCGTCTATTTATGGTTCGGAAGCGATGGGAGGAGTGATTAATATTATCACCAAAAACGCACTGACCGCTCCTAAATTAAGTATTGATCTGATGACATCGAGTTGGTTTGAAAATAATCTTGATCTTTCTACGAAATTCAATGTAGGAAAAAATGCCGCCTCATTATTAAGTTTAAATTATTTCAGTTTTCAGGAAAGAATAGATCAGAACAAAGATAATTTCACAGATGCCACTTTACAAAGCAGAATTTCCGTATTCAACAAGTGGAATTTTAAGAGAAAAGAAAACAGGCAGGCAAGTTTTGCGATGAGATACTTGTATGAAGACCGTTTTGGGGGAGAAATGCAGTGGAATAAATCTTACCGCGGAAGTGACGAAGTATACGGAGAAAGTATTTATACCAACAGAGCAGAGATTTTCGGATTGTATGAATGGCCGATGAAAGAACATATTGTGACTCAGTTTTCCTACAATTATCATGATCAGAACTCTTTTTATGGATCCAATCCTTTCAATGCTACACAAAAGGTAGCTTTTGTACAGACGTATTGGGACAGAAGCTTCGGGAAACATGATATTATTGCCGGACTTACTTTCAAAAGAACTTTTTATGATGACAATACGCCGGGAACTTTAGCAGCAGACGGCATTACTAATGCCCCGATGAAGTCACCTATCTGGGGTGCTTTTATCCAGGATCAATGGGAAATCAATGATAAAAATACGTTATTGCTTGGCTACCGATATGATTATGATAAAGTACATCATTCCGTACACTCACCGAGGTTTGCATGGAAATTTAATCCTAATCCATATCACACTTTACGTTTCAACTTTGGAACAGGATTCAGAGTGGTTAATTTATTTACGGAAGATCATGCGGCATTGACAGGCTCAAGGGAAGTGGTCGTAAAATCTGATTTGAAACCGGAAAGATCTATTAATGGAAATTTAAATTATATCTGGAAAATCCCTGTAGGCAGCAGAATGGTGAATCTAGACGCTTCTGCATTTTATACTTATTTCAGTAATAAAATCGTAGGAGATTTTGATTCCGATCCCAATAAAATTATTTATGATAATCTTCACGGATACGGAATTTCAAGAGGAGCTTCCCTGAATGTGGATTTTAGTTTTCAGTTTCCTTTGAGTGTTAATCTGGGAGTAACTTATCTGGACGTATACCAGAAATTTGATAATGAAAATCAAAAAACACAGCAGCTGCATGCTCCGAAATGGAGTGGTACCTATAACCTGACATATAAGTTCGAGAATAACCTGACCATCGACTTTACAGGACAGTTTTACGGACCGATGAGGCTTCCTGTTCTTGTGAACGATTACCGCCCTGAGTATTCACCATTTTATTCTTTGGCTAATATTCAGGTGTCCAAGAGCTTTAAATCCGGATTTGAAGTGTATTGCGGGATGAAAAATTTATTCAATTTCAGGCCTAAAGACCCTTTGATGAGACCATTTGACCCATTTGATAAACATGTTGATGATCCCATCAACAATCCTAATCATTATACTTTTGATACGGCATACGGCTATGCACCGATGCAGGGAATCAGAGGATTTCTGGGAGTAAAATATACCTTAAAATGA
- a CDS encoding winged helix-turn-helix transcriptional regulator translates to MAKIIENGIEREASCTEELFAMRDSLDVLGGKWKLMILRYLTNRPDQMIHFKKLERSIEGISAKMLSKELKELETNLLITRTIQDTKPITVTYAVTEYGKSVFPVTETLVNWGIIHREKIKESMSSSD, encoded by the coding sequence ATGGCAAAAATCATTGAAAACGGCATCGAAAGAGAAGCCAGCTGCACAGAAGAATTGTTTGCGATGCGGGACAGCCTGGATGTTTTAGGAGGAAAATGGAAACTGATGATTTTACGATATCTGACGAACAGACCGGATCAGATGATTCATTTTAAAAAGCTGGAACGCAGTATTGAAGGAATCTCTGCGAAAATGCTGAGCAAAGAATTAAAAGAACTGGAAACCAATCTTCTGATCACAAGAACTATTCAGGATACAAAACCAATTACAGTAACATATGCAGTGACGGAATATGGAAAATCTGTATTTCCTGTAACGGAAACTTTGGTGAATTGGGGGATTATTCATCGGGAGAAAATCAAAGAATCAATGAGTTCTTCTGATTAA
- a CDS encoding cupin domain-containing protein, which translates to MNKIPRRIVTGTKDGKSAIIEDQQVENAVEHFPGLIISDVWNTQTMPASLDFETRIPNTGFPQTPKNGTYFRYVVVPPDKDLGVEWKKNEPHPMMHQTPTLDYIIILSGELYLTMEEGETLLKPGDIVIQRGTNHAWSNRSDEPCIQLAVLIDANI; encoded by the coding sequence ATGAACAAAATACCAAGAAGAATCGTAACAGGAACGAAAGACGGAAAATCTGCTATTATAGAAGACCAACAGGTAGAAAATGCTGTGGAACATTTTCCGGGACTTATCATTTCAGATGTATGGAATACCCAGACAATGCCGGCCAGCCTGGACTTTGAAACAAGAATTCCCAATACCGGATTTCCGCAAACACCTAAAAATGGCACTTATTTTCGATATGTTGTTGTCCCTCCGGATAAAGATTTAGGTGTAGAATGGAAAAAGAATGAGCCTCATCCGATGATGCATCAGACACCAACACTGGATTATATCATTATTCTTTCCGGTGAGCTCTATCTCACCATGGAAGAAGGCGAAACTCTTCTGAAACCGGGTGACATCGTCATTCAAAGAGGAACGAATCATGCATGGAGCAACCGTTCTGATGAACCTTGTATTCAGCTGGCTGTTTTGATCGATGCAAATATTTAA
- a CDS encoding Crp/Fnr family transcriptional regulator — translation MDSFKSHLNKFITVTNEEYASIVSFFQVLDVKKKQKLVLEGEVCRTMYFVVKGCLRKFFINEKGVEQTTEFAIENWWITDTFAYERQIPTDFSIQAVEHSSILVIDLERQEELLKKHPVMERYFRMIYQRAYAASERRIRYLYEMSREELYMHFSTLYPWFIQRIPQYLIASFLNLTPEYLSEIRAKLRS, via the coding sequence ATGGACTCATTCAAATCACATTTAAACAAATTTATTACTGTAACTAACGAGGAATATGCTTCTATTGTGTCCTTTTTTCAAGTTCTTGATGTGAAAAAAAAACAGAAGTTGGTATTGGAAGGAGAGGTCTGCCGGACGATGTATTTTGTAGTGAAAGGATGTCTGAGAAAGTTTTTTATCAATGAGAAAGGAGTGGAACAAACTACGGAATTTGCCATTGAGAATTGGTGGATAACAGATACATTTGCTTATGAAAGACAGATCCCAACGGATTTTTCTATACAGGCGGTAGAGCATTCTTCTATTTTGGTGATTGATCTGGAGCGCCAGGAAGAATTATTAAAAAAACATCCTGTGATGGAAAGGTACTTCCGGATGATCTATCAAAGAGCTTATGCAGCTTCGGAAAGGAGAATCCGTTATTTGTATGAAATGTCCAGAGAAGAGCTTTATATGCATTTCAGTACCTTATATCCTTGGTTTATTCAGAGAATTCCTCAATATTTGATTGCTTCCTTTTTGAATCTTACTCCGGAATATCTGAGTGAAATCAGAGCAAAATTACGATCTTAA
- a CDS encoding ABC transporter permease, translating to MNKTIDIGQYVETAINWLTENGKPVFDVIKHLGNASIMGIEWVLINTPFYVIILFFTLLALWKAGKGIAVVTAAGLSLIFLMGLWKETMETLALIFVSTITALILSIPLGILAAKSKIADKIIRPLLDLMQTMPAFVYLIPAVLFFSIGKVPGAFATIIFAMPPAVRLTTLGIEAVPKDIVEAARAFGATNRQILFKVELPLAMKTILTGINQTILLSLSMVVIAGMIAAGGLGEKVLEGINNLDIGLGFESGLSVVILAIILDRITQGFVKKKQ from the coding sequence ATGAATAAAACTATAGATATAGGCCAATATGTAGAAACTGCAATCAATTGGCTCACAGAAAACGGAAAGCCTGTATTTGATGTCATAAAACATCTGGGAAACGCCTCCATTATGGGAATTGAATGGGTTTTAATAAACACACCTTTTTATGTAATTATTCTCTTTTTTACGCTGCTGGCATTATGGAAAGCAGGAAAAGGCATTGCTGTAGTAACGGCTGCCGGATTAAGTTTAATATTTTTAATGGGACTGTGGAAAGAAACCATGGAAACGCTGGCACTTATTTTTGTGTCCACCATTACCGCTCTTATTCTTTCTATTCCTTTGGGAATTCTGGCTGCAAAAAGCAAAATAGCCGACAAAATCATTCGTCCTTTGCTGGATTTGATGCAAACCATGCCCGCATTTGTCTATCTGATTCCAGCTGTACTGTTTTTCAGTATCGGTAAAGTACCCGGAGCTTTTGCAACGATTATTTTTGCGATGCCGCCTGCGGTTCGATTAACCACTTTGGGAATTGAAGCCGTTCCGAAAGATATTGTAGAAGCGGCCAGAGCGTTTGGAGCCACCAACCGCCAGATCCTTTTTAAAGTAGAGCTTCCTTTAGCCATGAAAACAATCTTAACCGGAATCAATCAAACCATATTGTTATCATTATCCATGGTCGTTATTGCAGGAATGATTGCTGCAGGCGGTTTAGGAGAAAAAGTATTGGAGGGAATTAATAACCTGGATATCGGATTAGGATTTGAAAGTGGTCTATCCGTAGTGATTTTGGCCATTATACTCGACCGTATTACCCAGGGATTTGTAAAGAAAAAGCAATAA
- a CDS encoding cyclase family protein: MKNNLIKMFGLATLLAINNISLSAQTLVNPEDKSWYPSAYGAQDEIGAANLLTPEVVKQALGLVKQGKTLPLAVPIDKNLPAFRHRSFNLYNIQPGEQGGKSIGPNKFTFNDELVNGWTGVGTQLNGIGHIGIDNIYYNGNKATDFVTVEGVKKLGVEKVPPFVTRGVVLDMTAHYGKSIVPGGTEFTVEDIKSVLKKQGLTLRKGDIVLFNTGWLELIGKNNQQFLETEPGIGMDAAKWLADQGIVAFGGDTWASEVYPNPKSKEEFPINQFMLAKKGIYNLELIDSRPLVKQKVWEFLFVLGQPLYVGSTQVNVNPVAIY, translated from the coding sequence ATGAAAAATAATCTGATCAAAATGTTCGGGTTAGCCACTCTATTGGCTATTAACAATATTAGTTTAAGTGCTCAGACACTCGTCAATCCGGAAGACAAATCATGGTATCCTTCTGCTTACGGTGCGCAAGATGAGATTGGAGCCGCCAATCTGTTAACCCCCGAAGTTGTAAAACAGGCTTTAGGACTGGTAAAACAAGGCAAAACGTTACCACTTGCTGTTCCTATTGATAAAAATCTACCTGCTTTCAGACACAGAAGTTTCAACTTATACAATATTCAGCCCGGAGAGCAGGGTGGAAAAAGTATAGGACCCAATAAATTCACCTTCAATGACGAACTGGTCAACGGATGGACCGGAGTGGGAACACAGCTGAACGGTATCGGACACATCGGTATTGACAACATCTACTACAACGGAAATAAAGCAACAGATTTTGTAACGGTAGAAGGAGTAAAAAAATTGGGAGTTGAAAAAGTACCTCCTTTTGTTACCCGTGGTGTCGTTCTTGATATGACTGCTCATTATGGAAAATCAATCGTACCCGGAGGAACTGAATTTACGGTGGAAGACATCAAATCTGTTTTAAAGAAACAGGGACTTACTCTACGAAAAGGTGATATTGTTCTTTTTAATACCGGATGGCTTGAATTGATCGGTAAAAATAATCAGCAATTCCTGGAAACAGAACCCGGAATCGGAATGGATGCTGCAAAATGGCTTGCCGATCAGGGAATCGTTGCTTTTGGCGGTGACACCTGGGCTTCGGAAGTGTATCCAAACCCAAAAAGTAAAGAAGAATTTCCTATCAACCAGTTTATGCTGGCCAAAAAAGGAATCTACAACCTGGAACTGATCGATAGCCGTCCTTTGGTTAAACAAAAAGTATGGGAATTTTTATTTGTACTGGGACAGCCTTTATATGTAGGTTCTACTCAGGTGAATGTGAATCCTGTGGCGATTTATTAA
- a CDS encoding DoxX family protein yields MTDNKNQFPQLFLRLALAVTMLSAVADRFGWWSKENSSWGNMESFKEYTRQLTFFLPEALSTVSAYAATCLEILFPLMLIFGFKTKIAAYGSSILLLIFAISMTIASGPKAPLNYSVWVGSAAALLLAVQQHYSLSIDQLTKK; encoded by the coding sequence ATGACAGATAATAAAAATCAATTCCCGCAACTTTTTTTAAGACTGGCTCTCGCCGTTACGATGCTTTCTGCAGTGGCAGACCGATTCGGGTGGTGGAGCAAAGAAAATTCATCATGGGGAAACATGGAGAGTTTTAAAGAATATACAAGACAGCTTACCTTTTTTCTTCCGGAAGCTTTGAGCACGGTTTCAGCATATGCGGCTACCTGCTTAGAAATTCTTTTTCCTTTGATGCTGATTTTTGGATTTAAAACAAAAATTGCAGCCTATGGAAGCAGTATCCTGCTGTTGATTTTTGCCATATCCATGACCATTGCATCAGGTCCAAAAGCCCCACTGAACTATTCTGTATGGGTGGGAAGTGCAGCCGCACTTTTACTGGCGGTACAGCAGCATTATTCTTTAAGTATAGATCAATTAACCAAAAAATAA
- a CDS encoding glycine betaine/L-proline ABC transporter ATP-binding protein, producing the protein MEKNENTRKVKLKVEDLTIIFGKNKEKAQELLDKGFSKKEILEKTGCTIGINKASFEIYEGEFFVIMGLSGSGKSTLLRCLNRLNEPTSGKVFINDDDITGKNNKELLEVRRTEMSMVFQKFGLLPHHTILDNAGFGLEIRGEDKASRDQKAQKALDIVGLTGFENQYPSQLSGGMQQRVGLARALANDPEVLLMDEAFSALDPLIKSEMQDQMLELQNTLQKTIVFITHDLDEAIKIGDRIVIMKDGVIEQIGTAEDILTNPASDYVKAFVEKVDRKTIITARSLMFDKATVVRFRKDGPEGALRKMRATGLENLPVVDFQNKFLGFVTLNDVVRIAKKKEPTVESIINSNVPSVYPEVTVEEMLPLISENKSSIAVVDENNKFLGLITQLSLIIEATKFNEEEIIELKEIANNQ; encoded by the coding sequence ATGGAAAAAAATGAAAACACTAGAAAAGTAAAACTTAAAGTGGAAGATCTGACGATCATCTTTGGTAAAAACAAAGAAAAAGCTCAGGAACTTCTGGACAAAGGTTTTTCCAAAAAGGAAATTCTTGAAAAAACAGGTTGTACCATAGGAATCAACAAAGCCAGTTTTGAAATCTATGAAGGAGAATTCTTTGTCATCATGGGACTGTCAGGAAGCGGAAAATCTACTTTACTGCGTTGCCTTAACAGGCTGAATGAGCCCACTTCCGGAAAGGTATTCATCAATGACGATGATATTACCGGGAAAAACAACAAAGAACTGCTGGAAGTAAGGAGAACGGAAATGAGTATGGTATTTCAGAAATTTGGATTACTGCCGCATCATACGATTCTCGACAATGCAGGTTTCGGACTGGAAATCAGAGGAGAAGACAAAGCTTCCCGTGATCAAAAAGCACAGAAAGCATTGGATATTGTAGGATTAACCGGATTTGAAAATCAATATCCTTCCCAGCTTTCCGGAGGAATGCAGCAAAGAGTAGGATTAGCAAGAGCGTTGGCTAACGATCCTGAGGTTTTGCTGATGGACGAAGCTTTCTCCGCGCTGGATCCTTTGATAAAATCTGAAATGCAGGACCAAATGCTTGAACTGCAGAATACATTGCAAAAAACCATAGTCTTTATTACCCACGATTTGGATGAAGCCATTAAAATCGGAGACCGTATTGTCATTATGAAAGATGGGGTGATAGAACAAATAGGAACAGCGGAAGATATTTTAACCAATCCTGCCAGCGACTATGTGAAAGCGTTTGTTGAGAAAGTAGACCGTAAAACGATTATTACCGCAAGATCTTTAATGTTTGATAAAGCTACAGTAGTACGTTTCAGAAAAGACGGTCCTGAGGGAGCTTTAAGAAAAATGAGAGCTACAGGTCTGGAAAACTTACCTGTTGTAGACTTTCAAAATAAATTTCTTGGTTTTGTAACCCTTAACGATGTTGTCCGCATCGCCAAAAAGAAAGAACCTACAGTGGAATCCATTATCAACAGCAATGTGCCTTCGGTTTATCCTGAAGTAACTGTAGAAGAAATGTTACCACTGATCTCTGAAAACAAATCGTCCATCGCTGTGGTAGATGAAAACAACAAATTCTTAGGACTTATCACCCAATTATCGCTCATCATAGAAGCTACCAAGTTTAACGAAGAAGAGATTATAGAATTAAAAGAAATCGCAAACAATCAATAA